ATACTAAATCGGGCTCATGGTCGCTTAAGGCCTTCTTCAGAATTGATAAGGTCAAATCTGGGATTGGCGTTGCCACAGAAGGTGGTGGTGGTGGTGCTGATGCCTCTCTGGACGCAGCGGTCCCTTCACAGAACCACTCAATCCACTCCTGTGCGGTTGAGAAAGATTTGGAAGCTGGATTCTTCGAAACCGCAGCAGAAACCACATCGCGAACATCATCTGGAATCCTCCAGTAACCGCCCCCTGCGGCGCCAGGCGACGCTAGCAGCAGTTCGCCAAATCCGGCGCGCTTGAGAAAAGGCGTCATTCGTTGGTCTCGTAGCTGTCCTTCTGGAGTCTTTCCTTCTGGTGCGTTCTCTTCTGCAGGATGGGTTCGAGCATTCAAAAGTCCTGCTGCATTGGCCGCTTTTCCGATGAACGCCCCATATCCAGGATCCTGCCGGGCTATCCGTATGCGTTCAATGGCAGCGTCTGTCTCGTTGTCATGTAGGAGACGCATCAGCTCGCGGTTCACCTCGTCCCAGTGAATCTTCCAATCTAGTTGGGAGGCAGCTCGCAGGACGACCCAATAGGGGTGAACGCTGTTTCCGTCTGGAAGGCTGCGTTCTGCTGGATTGTCGAACTGGTAGCGCCTCAGGACATCGAGCACTTCTACCGCTATCACCCTCTTCATTCCGTCCGGGCGCGCCGCTTCTCGCAACAATCGACCTAGCCTTGCCAACCTGGTCGCGCCCTCGCCCGGATACAGGATGCCCATTCGTTCGAATATCTTATGCCAGCGCCGTGGACGCTTGATCTCTTGGCCGGTGACTGCCTTGACGTCATCCTCGTTGCGCCCCGACCGTCCTTCCATTTGGAGCAAGGCGCCGATCGTCTTGTCCGGCGTGTAGCCGCCGGTGAAGACGCCGATTTGCGGAGAGTCCCTATCCGGTGCGGGCCACCTGAGCGCTCCGTCTGGTGCAGTTTCTACAGTAATCGTTGACGGGATTTCTGCTGCCGTAGCGGCAGTATCTTCGGCTGTTTCCACCAAGACGCGCACCTCGAGTTTGCTTGTGTGTAACAGTCCAAGCTTAGATAAGCGCTGTCAACAGACCGCTCTTGATGGACACGCTCTCACGGGAGCGCCAAGAGTCGACCTTCTTGTCTAGCTGCAGCCGCCTCGATGATTGCCGCACCGATGCGCTGAGCCAAAAGAGGTGGGACAGCATTCCCAACCTGGCGAGCTCCCTGCTCGCGGTTGCCCTCGAACACGAAGTGGTCCGGGAAAGTCTGCAAACGAGCACCTTCTCGAACAGTAAGGCTGCGGTCGTCGTCGGGATGACCGAACCTTCCGCGCGTAAAGCTGTCAAATCTCGCCGTCAGGGTCACGGACGGCTCGTCCCACGACAGTCTCCCGTAGACATCCATATGTCGATGTCCCGGATTGTTCACGTGGCAAGCTAGTTGCAAGTGCACAGGCAGATGCTCGCGTCCGCCTCCAGGCGGAACATGACGGATTCGCTCCAAATTTAGCTTTGATAAACGGGCCTCTCGGTAGTGATTTGGGATGCCAGGGTGGGGGCTGCCATCTGCTGGCGGCGTGGGAAGATCGCCGATAGCATCGCGGACAGTAACGCGCCGGGTCGAGTGCGTTCTCTTGGGAAACCGGAACCTAGGAATAAGGTCTGGAGCATGCTCGCCAACCAAGAATGCACGTTTTCGCACTTGGGGAACGCCATAATCGGCAGCATCCAGAAGTTCGATATGGATTATATAGTTCAGTCGCGCGGCGCGCTCCGCCATTTCTTTCAGGAATGGCTTTCCGTGCTTGCTAAGCAAGCCACCGACATTCTCCATCAGGAAAAATTGAGGCCGCACCTCCTCCACGAGACGCATGAAGTGCAGTACAAGCCCGTTCCTTGCATCCTCTCGATCGCCACGTCGCTGGACAGAAAATCCTTGGCAGGGGGGGCCACCAGCTAAGAGCATGCAGTCGCCTCGGCCTAGGTTTGCGCGGCCAAGTATCTCTTTGCCTGACACCTCTTCGATTGAAGCAGTATCGACATGCGACCCCAGAGCGCGTTCGTAGGTTCGGGTGGCAATTGGGTCGTTGTCTAAGGCTGCAGCAATTCTGTACCCTGCAGAAGTTAAACCGAGAGATAGACCTCCAGCGCCACAGAACAAGTCAATCGCCTTGGGCGTGTAGAGTTCTTTTTTTATCATCGGTTCCAAAGCCAGATCGCAGCTCCTTTGATTAAGCAGCTGCATGTTTTCTTGTCCTTTGGCGCTTTATTCCGTTAATCGTCACTGCGAACCCTGGCCCCACCGCACCGCTCACCTCAATGGGCGGCACCCCTTCCAACCATTTATCCGTTGATTGACCCACCAATTGTGCGGCTACGAACTCTCCAAGTCGCTGAGCAACCAGTGGTGAGACAGCATTCCCAACTTGCTTGAAACCGTCATCGAACGGCCCTGAAAAAAGATAGTCTGGAGGGAACCCCTGTAGCAGCGCGGCCTCACGGGTAGTGAGTCCTCGATCTTGCTCTGGATGTGCAAAGCGGCCGCAAGAGGGCGTCCGGCATCGCGCTGTGATCGTGACTGACGGCTTGTCCCACGGCAGCCGCCCGTAGACATCAGTGTATCCGCCGTGTGTGGCTCGCGTTCGATCAAGGCATGCGGGCCCGACACCAACCGGTCGGTTGCCGCCATCCTTCGGTATCTGCCGAAGGATCTCTAGCGTGCTCGGACGATGCTTCGATGCGACATGCATAGGGTCGCGCGGATCCTTCTCGCCCGACGCGAGTTTGGGTAGGTTCCCGATCGCTTCTCGTACGGTGCGATACTCCCCAGGGTGAATCGGAGCGGCTGGAAGAACAAAGGCTGCGCGAAATGCCATCACCACAGCCCGGAAGCGCTCCTGAGGCAGGCCAAAGCCTGCAAGGTTATAAATCCCTGCACGAACCTCAAAACCGCTTTTTGCAAGTCGTTCGCGTCCCGCCGCGAAATGGGGCCAGTGACCAGCAGAGAACAGGTCCGGTACGTTCTCCATGAGAATTGCATCCGGCTGAACGACCGCCGCAATCCGGCAGAAAGCCTCAAAGAGGTTGCGGCGGGGATCGTCCTCCATAAATGACTTACGGTGTGCTGCAAACCCTTGGCATGGTGCACAGCCTACCAAGAGTATCTTGTCAAAGCGCTCAAGCTGCCAAGAAGCCATTTTTGCAGCGAGCGCCGCTTCTGAATTTGCTATCTCAAGAATATCCACACGATCGCATGGAGCCCCGACCATAGTCTCAAATGTTCGGGCGCAATGCTGATCATTGTCGATTCCCTCGATGATCTCGAACTTTGCAGGGCCGCTAATAGCCTTTAGGCCTATGCTAACACCTCCAGCCCCGCAGAAAAAATCGACTACTCCGATGTTGGGCAGGCTTTCAGTTCTGGCGATCATTTTGGAAAGTTGCCGATCGCTCACCTCTTGGGTTATTTTCTTTTCCGATTTGCGGTAGTTTGATGAGCGCCTTATCGCGCTATCTTTGTCCTGTGGCATGATTTGCGCCCCCTCTGCACGTTTCTTTTTCTCACTCAACTCTTGTCTTTCGCACAGGGCGTTCTTTGGGCATCGCGCTTTCCCTTTGGGGAAAGAGCGAGCGCTGGGTGGAAAAGGCCTCCCGATCAAGATGTTCGCGTATGAGCCTAGCAATCAACGTAGATTTCTTGTGACCCTTTTCGGCGCAATACACGCAGAAGCGCTCACCTTCGTCATCTGACAACAACACGGATAGCTTCATCTGGGGCCTGACCTCCCTCTCCGCATGCGTCCCGAAGGTCGCACTAATCGTGATAAATGCGCACTTTTGAGCATTCATCCCACCTCTCAGTACCCTTTCCAGGGGCTCACCGCAAGGTTCTAGGCAGGCGCCGTTTTGCTGCGGTGCTCATGCCGTCTGCCTGGAAGATGCCTGTGAAGGCATAGTTGATGCGCGTCGCATCGCACTTCTGGCATCAGTGTTCGGTTTGGCTATGTTGCGGGCCAATAAGGTGTGGTGCTCCGACCAATCAGCGGAAACTTGGCCGATCATCCTGTCCAGCGTAATGTGTTCAGGGTGCCGACCATCCAAGATGGCCTCCACGAGGTGTGGCGACAGCATTGTGAGCTTGAGCACACGGGTCATGTAGGAGGGCGCGATCCCCTCGCGCTCGGCCAATTCGGTTATCGTCGTGAACTCTCCGGACTCCAACATCCGCTTCCAGCGGAAGGCGCGCGCCAGCGCCTTGATAAGTGCGCTGTCGGGCCTTCGCGGCTGCGCAGCGCCCTCTGGCAGCTGCATCTCCTTCCGCCCGCCGCGCTTCACGACGCGAAACGGGACGTGGAGCGTCACCGTCTCGGGAACCGGCTTGCCGCTGGTCATGCAGCCGCCCCCATGTATCCTGCCAGCATCTCGCGCGCGAGGCCGCCAAGGCCATCGACGCGCAGCCGCACGTTCAGGCCGTCGGCCCCGATATCGACTCGCTC
This portion of the Rhodobacter sp. CZR27 genome encodes:
- a CDS encoding McrB family protein, with product MVETAEDTAATAAEIPSTITVETAPDGALRWPAPDRDSPQIGVFTGGYTPDKTIGALLQMEGRSGRNEDDVKAVTGQEIKRPRRWHKIFERMGILYPGEGATRLARLGRLLREAARPDGMKRVIAVEVLDVLRRYQFDNPAERSLPDGNSVHPYWVVLRAASQLDWKIHWDEVNRELMRLLHDNETDAAIERIRIARQDPGYGAFIGKAANAAGLLNARTHPAEENAPEGKTPEGQLRDQRMTPFLKRAGFGELLLASPGAAGGGYWRIPDDVRDVVSAAVSKNPASKSFSTAQEWIEWFCEGTAASREASAPPPPPSVATPIPDLTLSILKKALSDHEPDLVFSDDLLASLIAAIRSGDGKNFIILRGVSGTGKSRLVSALAKAVYGQPAVDRPHLTIIEVRPDWTDGTQLLGHYDPIGAKYVRAPFLDAMLTAAEEAVPVFVCLDEMNLARVEYYLADCLSAMESGNEIILDTRGDATIANSVKWSPNIFLFGTVNIDESTLRISDKVLDRAQVIDTSDVDLTSSLEKWLSEASALDEGERIRTKEILEGTWKTLRVVDAHFGFRTARAVIRFVNEAKASSDGALTVDSAIDAQLCQKVLTKMRGEGEHWSEPLRRLEEIFQKLGLQSRSATVLGRMRRDLERFGSFQFWN
- a CDS encoding DNA cytosine methyltransferase, producing MQLLNQRSCDLALEPMIKKELYTPKAIDLFCGAGGLSLGLTSAGYRIAAALDNDPIATRTYERALGSHVDTASIEEVSGKEILGRANLGRGDCMLLAGGPPCQGFSVQRRGDREDARNGLVLHFMRLVEEVRPQFFLMENVGGLLSKHGKPFLKEMAERAARLNYIIHIELLDAADYGVPQVRKRAFLVGEHAPDLIPRFRFPKRTHSTRRVTVRDAIGDLPTPPADGSPHPGIPNHYREARLSKLNLERIRHVPPGGGREHLPVHLQLACHVNNPGHRHMDVYGRLSWDEPSVTLTARFDSFTRGRFGHPDDDRSLTVREGARLQTFPDHFVFEGNREQGARQVGNAVPPLLAQRIGAAIIEAAAARQEGRLLALP
- a CDS encoding DNA cytosine methyltransferase; its protein translation is MSEKKKRAEGAQIMPQDKDSAIRRSSNYRKSEKKITQEVSDRQLSKMIARTESLPNIGVVDFFCGAGGVSIGLKAISGPAKFEIIEGIDNDQHCARTFETMVGAPCDRVDILEIANSEAALAAKMASWQLERFDKILLVGCAPCQGFAAHRKSFMEDDPRRNLFEAFCRIAAVVQPDAILMENVPDLFSAGHWPHFAAGRERLAKSGFEVRAGIYNLAGFGLPQERFRAVVMAFRAAFVLPAAPIHPGEYRTVREAIGNLPKLASGEKDPRDPMHVASKHRPSTLEILRQIPKDGGNRPVGVGPACLDRTRATHGGYTDVYGRLPWDKPSVTITARCRTPSCGRFAHPEQDRGLTTREAALLQGFPPDYLFSGPFDDGFKQVGNAVSPLVAQRLGEFVAAQLVGQSTDKWLEGVPPIEVSGAVGPGFAVTINGIKRQRTRKHAAA